The following are encoded together in the Campylobacteraceae bacterium genome:
- a CDS encoding TAXI family TRAP transporter solute-binding subunit, with protein MNKKLATIVLAGAISIPAFAAEFITIGTGGVTGVYYPLGGSICRLVNKGKKEHGVRCSVESTGGSTYNLNTIRAGELDMGVAQADWQYHAYNGSDKFKANGADKNLRAVFSVHSEPFTVIARADSGIKTLADLKGKRVNIGNPGSGSRSTMEVVMKANGWTKSDFKLAGELKASEQSKALCDNKIDAMIYVVGHPSGAIKEATTTCDSKVVSFEGPNLEKMLAAHPYYGKDIVPGGMYRGNPDDINTFSMAATFVTSSKISEKVVYNVVKAVFENFEAFKKLHPAFTNLTKEAMIKNGLSAPLHRGAIKYYKEAGLL; from the coding sequence ATGAATAAAAAATTAGCAACTATTGTTTTAGCAGGTGCAATATCAATTCCAGCTTTCGCGGCAGAATTTATAACAATTGGTACTGGTGGAGTTACTGGTGTTTATTACCCACTAGGTGGATCAATTTGTAGATTAGTAAATAAAGGTAAAAAAGAGCATGGGGTTAGATGTTCTGTAGAATCAACTGGTGGGTCAACGTATAACTTGAATACAATTAGAGCTGGCGAATTAGATATGGGTGTTGCACAAGCGGATTGGCAATATCATGCATACAATGGTAGTGATAAATTTAAAGCAAATGGTGCAGATAAAAACTTAAGAGCTGTATTCTCTGTACATTCAGAGCCTTTTACTGTTATTGCAAGAGCTGATTCTGGAATTAAAACACTTGCTGATTTAAAAGGTAAAAGAGTTAATATTGGAAATCCTGGTTCTGGTAGTAGAAGTACTATGGAAGTTGTAATGAAAGCAAATGGTTGGACAAAATCTGACTTTAAATTAGCAGGTGAATTAAAAGCATCTGAGCAATCAAAAGCACTTTGTGATAATAAAATTGATGCAATGATTTATGTTGTTGGACATCCATCTGGAGCGATTAAAGAAGCAACTACTACTTGTGATAGTAAAGTAGTTTCATTTGAAGGACCAAATTTAGAGAAAATGCTTGCTGCTCATCCTTACTATGGAAAAGATATTGTTCCTGGTGGAATGTACAGAGGAAACCCTGATGATATTAATACATTCTCAATGGCTGCAACATTTGTAACTTCTTCAAAAATTTCTGAAAAAGTTGTTTATAATGTAGTTAAAGCAGTATTTGAAAACTTTGAAGCATTTAAAAAACTTCACCCAGCATTTACTAATCTTACTAAAGAAGCAATGATTAAAAATGGTTTATCAGCTCCTTTACATAGAGGCGCAATCAAATATTATAAAGAAGCAGGTTTACTGTAA
- a CDS encoding aminotransferase class IV: protein MEYFETIKCENLDVYNLHYHEKRIMNAISRNFSLSEFIYPPSKELLKCKVIYNEDEILSIEFSPYIKKEIKRFKFVRDNKIEYSKKMLNREKINLLYLQKENADEIIIVKNNLISDTSIANIAIFDGDIWLTPKIPLLKGTMREKLLQNGEIFEIDISVKMFKKAKKVALLNAMIGFDVLKTYSCLS from the coding sequence ATGGAATATTTTGAGACAATTAAATGCGAAAATTTGGATGTATATAATTTACACTATCATGAAAAACGTATTATGAATGCTATATCAAGAAATTTTTCTTTAAGTGAATTTATTTATCCTCCTTCAAAAGAATTATTGAAATGTAAAGTAATCTACAATGAAGATGAAATTTTAAGTATAGAATTCTCACCTTATATAAAAAAAGAGATTAAACGTTTTAAATTTGTTCGTGATAATAAAATAGAGTATTCTAAAAAAATGTTAAACAGAGAAAAAATAAATCTTTTGTATCTACAAAAAGAAAATGCTGACGAAATTATTATTGTTAAAAATAATTTGATAAGTGATACTTCAATAGCGAATATAGCAATTTTTGATGGGGATATATGGTTAACACCTAAAATACCTTTATTAAAAGGAACTATGAGAGAAAAGTTACTGCAAAATGGTGAAATATTTGAAATAGACATTAGTGTAAAGATGTTTAAAAAAGCAAAAAAAGTAGCTTTACTTAATGCAATGATTGGTTTTGATGTACTTAAGACTTATTCGTGTTTATCATAA
- a CDS encoding AzlD domain-containing protein: protein MNNNEIYIAIVIMALVNYATRLFPFLFFRKKELPAFLVYIEKYFPAVIMTILVLYTLKDISFVTVPYGFKEISGIVFTGLLHIFLRNYLVSIFLGTLFYMILIQYF from the coding sequence ATGAACAATAATGAGATATATATAGCCATAGTTATTATGGCACTTGTTAATTATGCGACAAGATTATTTCCTTTTTTATTTTTTAGAAAAAAAGAACTGCCGGCATTTTTGGTTTATATTGAAAAGTACTTTCCTGCTGTTATTATGACTATACTTGTATTATATACGCTAAAAGACATCTCTTTTGTTACTGTTCCTTATGGGTTTAAAGAAATAAGCGGAATTGTTTTTACTGGACTTTTACATATATTTTTAAGAAACTATTTAGTGTCTATTTTTCTAGGAACACTGTTTTATATGATACTCATACAATATTTTTAA
- a CDS encoding AzlC family ABC transporter permease — translation MQKEFKKAFEVSIPVMMGYLVLGFAFGLLLVSMSYDWYLAPLMSVFIYAGALQFVAIGFFNAKMGFIDIAIASLFINIRQSFYGLSLLKRFKDTKPFKNYLIFALTDETYGLLTSIKEDKTLSKKHFYFYLAALNQSYWIFGTLLGSIIGLNIHFNTAGLEFSLTALFVVLCLEQYKNLRNIYPFLIGGSSALFSLCFVSSDKMLIASIVISIISLLVLKSRVINEQ, via the coding sequence ATGCAAAAAGAATTTAAAAAAGCTTTTGAGGTCTCTATTCCCGTAATGATGGGATATTTGGTTTTAGGCTTTGCATTTGGTCTTTTATTGGTTTCTATGTCCTATGATTGGTATTTAGCACCCCTTATGTCTGTATTTATTTATGCAGGAGCTTTACAATTTGTTGCCATTGGTTTTTTTAATGCAAAAATGGGGTTTATTGATATTGCTATTGCTTCTTTATTCATTAATATAAGACAGAGTTTTTATGGTTTGTCTTTATTAAAACGTTTTAAAGATACTAAACCCTTTAAAAACTATTTAATTTTTGCATTAACAGATGAAACCTATGGTTTATTAACAAGTATAAAAGAGGATAAAACCTTATCCAAAAAACATTTTTATTTTTATTTAGCCGCGCTTAATCAATCCTATTGGATATTTGGTACACTTCTTGGTTCAATTATTGGTCTAAATATTCATTTTAATACAGCAGGTTTGGAATTTTCTCTAACCGCCTTATTTGTTGTTTTATGTTTGGAACAATATAAAAATTTAAGAAATATTTACCCTTTTCTTATTGGTGGGAGTTCTGCTTTATTTTCTTTATGTTTTGTAAGCAGTGATAAAATGTTAATTGCTTCTATTGTGATTTCAATAATATCTCTCTTAGTATTAAAATCTAGGGTGATTAATGAACAATAA
- a CDS encoding aspartate carbamoyltransferase catalytic subunit, with protein MQHLITSSDFTNEEILDLFAEAKIFKDLTTNKALSGKLIVTLFFENSTRTRSAFEIAAKRLGADIVSLDIGTSSGSKGETIFDTVANINAMKPDAIIIRHSECGLPATLAQHVDCPLINAGDGKNAHPTQALLDLFTIMEHFNDDVKGKRIAIVGDARTSRVAGSNKMLLPRFGIDVCFVAPDCFKLEGNDFKQYDNLSEIIDDIDIVMSLRTQLERHNEIYFASIQEYAKDYCITKEVFGDRDILLLHPGPVNRNVDISDEMLKDKRNKILEQVSNGVAVRMAILKKLIK; from the coding sequence ATGCAGCATTTAATTACTAGCTCTGATTTTACGAATGAAGAAATTTTAGACTTATTTGCAGAAGCCAAAATATTTAAAGATTTGACTACAAATAAGGCTCTTAGTGGAAAATTAATAGTAACTTTGTTTTTTGAAAACTCAACGCGTACGAGGTCTGCTTTTGAAATTGCTGCTAAACGATTAGGGGCGGATATTGTTTCTTTGGATATTGGAACTTCATCTGGTTCTAAGGGTGAAACTATTTTTGATACAGTTGCTAATATCAATGCTATGAAACCAGATGCTATTATAATTAGACATTCTGAATGTGGTTTACCTGCAACACTTGCACAACATGTCGATTGTCCTTTAATTAATGCAGGGGATGGGAAAAATGCCCACCCTACACAAGCTTTGTTAGATTTATTCACCATAATGGAACATTTTAATGATGATGTAAAAGGAAAACGTATAGCAATTGTAGGAGATGCTAGAACATCAAGAGTTGCAGGTTCGAATAAAATGCTTTTACCAAGATTTGGAATTGATGTTTGTTTTGTAGCTCCAGATTGTTTTAAACTTGAAGGAAATGATTTTAAACAATATGACAATTTAAGTGAAATTATTGATGATATTGATATTGTAATGAGTTTAAGAACACAGCTTGAAAGACACAATGAAATCTACTTTGCTTCCATTCAAGAATATGCAAAAGATTATTGTATTACTAAAGAAGTTTTTGGAGATCGAGACATTTTATTATTACATCCAGGTCCTGTAAATAGAAATGTAGATATTTCAGATGAAATGTTAAAAGATAAAAGAAATAAGATTCTTGAACAAGTTTCAAATGGTGTAGCTGTTAGAATGGCAATATTAAAAAAATTAATAAAGTAA
- a CDS encoding aminodeoxychorismate synthase component I, with product MIKENLKNKLNHYGSLKEPFLFINSYDSSMNDFFLLKDLPQDVNFEMNVKVSSKINKNIQIKKELISFKAYKKKFDTIQEEIKSGNSYLLNLTCKTKINCDLSLVQIYDLAKSKFKIKYKNEFVCFSPERFIEIKKNKISTYPMKGTIDANLPNAKTRILGDLKEMAEHTMVVDLLRNDLSMVSSNVRVNTFRYIDKINAGNKELLQISSKISGNLESSWRNNIGDILDKLLPAGSITGCPKINTVKILKNVEAYERGYYTGICGVFDGENLDTFIMIRFIEKSKEDLFYKSGGGITCDSDVSSEYKELEDKIYIPA from the coding sequence ATGATTAAAGAAAATCTTAAAAACAAACTTAATCACTATGGCTCATTAAAAGAGCCCTTTTTATTTATTAATTCATATGATTCTTCTATGAATGATTTTTTCTTACTAAAAGATCTTCCACAGGATGTAAATTTTGAAATGAATGTAAAAGTTTCTTCAAAAATAAATAAAAATATTCAAATAAAAAAAGAGCTGATCTCTTTTAAAGCCTATAAAAAAAAATTTGACACTATTCAAGAAGAAATAAAAAGTGGAAACTCCTATTTATTAAACTTAACCTGTAAAACAAAAATCAACTGTGATTTATCTTTAGTGCAAATATATGATTTAGCAAAAAGTAAATTTAAAATAAAATATAAAAATGAATTTGTGTGTTTTTCTCCTGAGCGTTTTATTGAAATTAAAAAAAATAAAATTTCTACCTATCCTATGAAAGGCACAATTGACGCCAATCTTCCTAATGCAAAAACAAGAATTTTGGGAGATTTAAAAGAAATGGCCGAACATACTATGGTTGTTGATTTATTACGAAATGATTTATCTATGGTTTCATCTAATGTAAGGGTAAATACCTTTAGATATATTGATAAAATAAATGCAGGAAATAAAGAACTTTTACAAATAAGCTCCAAAATTTCTGGAAACCTAGAAAGTTCATGGCGTAACAATATTGGAGACATCTTAGACAAACTTTTGCCTGCTGGTTCCATTACAGGTTGCCCTAAAATAAATACTGTTAAAATTTTAAAAAACGTAGAAGCTTATGAGCGTGGGTATTATACGGGTATATGTGGCGTTTTTGATGGAGAAAATTTAGACACTTTTATAATGATTCGATTTATAGAGAAATCAAAAGAAGATTTATTTTACAAAAGTGGTGGTGGAATTACTTGTGATTCTGATGTTTCTAGTGAATATAAAGAACTTGAAGATAAAATATATATCCCTGCTTAA
- a CDS encoding iron ABC transporter permease, which translates to MAKNGTLGEKGLFLIIALFLLVFLVGPVVQVFYVAFIDVSTGNLSLINFVDFFNTSLFMESFYNSFYVASMSVVVASIIALPLAYYTSRFDFKGSVIIQSLGFIPLIMPPFVGAVAMQLFFGENGSVNLFLEDTLGFKIPFMDGLNGVIFVQSIHYFPFILLNLSAALNNIDRSMEESAQNLGSSGFGLFRKIVFPLAMPGYIAGAVLVFIKVFDDLGTPLLLNVNNMLAPQAYLRISSIGIDDPMGYVIAVVLVVFSLGALGIAGWALKGKDYSTTQKGGGGLNKRKMTTMEAIGAYSIVIFTLLIVLSPHFALTLLSFATIWSYSIFPDAYTTAHYAEVFTETPEFITNTLIYASGAAIMDIILGVSIAYLVIRSKIKIRKTLDYVAMSALAVPGLVLAIGYLRTFSDVELPNGQMLASWWLMLVIALAVRRLPYALRACTAAMQQVSVSLEEASENLGASKFKTMRKITIPLMAGGILAGFVTSFATAAVELSATIMLISSESDAPLAYGIYIFMQSASGRGAGAALGIIAVVIVALGTYISYRFMENSRKQREVESKDE; encoded by the coding sequence ATGGCTAAGAACGGTACATTAGGTGAAAAAGGGTTATTTTTAATAATAGCCCTTTTTTTACTTGTTTTTTTAGTAGGACCTGTTGTACAGGTCTTTTATGTTGCATTTATTGATGTTAGCACAGGTAACTTAAGTCTTATTAATTTTGTGGACTTTTTTAATACCTCTTTATTTATGGAATCATTTTATAATTCTTTTTATGTGGCATCAATGTCTGTTGTTGTGGCTTCTATTATTGCACTACCTTTGGCGTATTATACTTCACGCTTTGATTTTAAAGGTAGTGTAATAATACAAAGCTTAGGATTTATTCCGTTAATTATGCCTCCTTTTGTAGGTGCCGTTGCAATGCAGCTGTTTTTTGGAGAAAATGGAAGTGTAAATTTATTTTTAGAAGATACTTTGGGATTTAAAATTCCTTTTATGGATGGTTTAAATGGAGTAATATTTGTACAAAGTATTCATTATTTTCCTTTTATATTATTAAATCTTTCTGCTGCATTAAATAATATTGATAGAAGTATGGAAGAATCAGCTCAAAACTTAGGATCTTCTGGTTTTGGTTTATTTAGAAAAATTGTATTTCCTTTAGCAATGCCTGGTTATATAGCAGGGGCTGTTTTAGTATTTATAAAAGTATTTGATGATTTAGGAACTCCTTTGTTATTAAATGTAAATAATATGCTTGCACCTCAGGCGTATTTACGAATTTCTTCTATTGGTATTGATGATCCTATGGGATATGTTATTGCTGTTGTATTAGTTGTATTTTCTTTGGGGGCGCTGGGAATTGCAGGCTGGGCCTTAAAAGGAAAAGATTATTCAACCACACAAAAAGGTGGGGGTGGTCTTAATAAAAGGAAAATGACAACAATGGAAGCCATTGGTGCCTATAGTATTGTTATTTTTACTTTGTTGATTGTTTTATCACCTCATTTTGCTTTGACTTTATTATCTTTTGCAACAATTTGGTCTTATAGTATTTTTCCAGATGCGTATACAACTGCACATTATGCAGAAGTATTTACAGAAACACCTGAGTTTATTACCAATACACTTATTTATGCTTCAGGCGCAGCCATTATGGATATTATTTTAGGCGTTAGTATTGCTTATTTAGTAATACGAAGTAAAATAAAGATTAGAAAAACTCTGGATTACGTAGCTATGTCAGCCCTAGCAGTTCCTGGTTTGGTTCTAGCTATTGGTTATTTAAGAACGTTCTCAGATGTGGAATTACCAAATGGACAAATGTTAGCTTCTTGGTGGTTAATGTTAGTGATTGCTTTAGCTGTAAGAAGATTACCTTATGCACTTAGAGCTTGTACTGCTGCCATGCAGCAAGTTTCTGTTTCTTTAGAAGAAGCCAGTGAAAATCTTGGTGCTTCAAAATTTAAAACCATGAGAAAAATTACTATTCCTTTAATGGCAGGAGGAATTTTAGCTGGTTTTGTCACCAGTTTTGCAACCGCTGCTGTTGAATTATCAGCAACGATTATGTTGATTTCATCCGAATCAGATGCCCCTTTAGCTTATGGTATTTATATTTTTATGCAAAGTGCATCGGGAAGAGGTGCCGGAGCAGCTTTAGGAATTATTGCTGTTGTTATTGTAGCTCTTGGAACGTATATATCGTATAGATTTATGGAAAATAGTAGAAAACAAAGAGAAGTGGAGAGTAAAGATGAGTAA
- a CDS encoding ABC transporter ATP-binding protein codes for MSKHGISLKNIELSFGSVKVIKNVSIEIKHGEFFTFLGPSGCGKSTLLRLIAGFEHCQKGQILIEGKDITNLPPWKRKVGMVFQSYALWPHMTIRQNIEFGLKEQKMPQKEVNYKVDKVLELVSLTEFASRYPNQLSGGQQQRVALARTVVTEPKVLLLDEPLSNLDASLRVEMRQELLSLQRELNLTTIFVTHDQEEANTTSDRIALLKAGIVQQIDTPNNLYDTPKNLFVANFIGSANILKGNVVKENGECIFITSDNFKIPVKTDILGKCSILLRPHTLVVSTKEDCHLEGKVINKEFLGNMVRYFVKVLNNELIIDSIHFKSSVLLDIGKLIYIKTNENENYILKNE; via the coding sequence ATGAGTAAACATGGAATTTCACTAAAAAATATTGAATTGTCTTTTGGTTCAGTAAAGGTTATTAAAAATGTCAGCATAGAGATAAAGCATGGAGAGTTTTTTACTTTTTTAGGCCCCTCTGGGTGTGGTAAGTCCACTTTATTACGACTAATAGCTGGTTTTGAGCACTGCCAAAAAGGTCAAATACTCATAGAGGGGAAAGATATTACCAATCTTCCTCCTTGGAAAAGAAAAGTAGGAATGGTTTTTCAATCCTATGCATTGTGGCCACATATGACTATTAGACAAAATATTGAGTTTGGATTAAAAGAGCAAAAAATGCCGCAAAAAGAAGTAAATTATAAAGTTGACAAAGTTTTAGAATTGGTTTCATTAACAGAGTTTGCTTCAAGGTATCCCAATCAATTATCTGGAGGTCAACAACAAAGAGTTGCACTAGCTAGAACAGTAGTTACTGAGCCTAAAGTTTTACTTTTAGATGAACCCTTATCCAATCTTGATGCTTCATTAAGAGTTGAAATGAGGCAAGAATTACTTTCTTTACAAAGAGAATTAAATCTAACAACTATTTTTGTAACCCATGACCAAGAAGAAGCCAATACGACTTCTGATAGAATAGCTTTGCTTAAAGCAGGAATTGTTCAGCAAATAGATACGCCTAATAATCTTTATGATACCCCTAAAAACTTATTTGTTGCTAACTTTATTGGTTCTGCTAATATTTTAAAAGGAAATGTTGTTAAAGAAAATGGTGAGTGTATTTTTATTACTTCTGATAATTTTAAGATTCCTGTAAAAACAGACATTCTTGGGAAGTGCAGCATCCTTTTACGTCCGCATACGCTTGTAGTAAGTACGAAAGAGGATTGTCATTTAGAAGGAAAAGTAATAAATAAAGAATTTTTAGGAAATATGGTTCGATATTTTGTAAAAGTCTTAAACAATGAATTAATTATTGACTCAATTCATTTTAAATCGAGTGTATTGTTAGATATAGGAAAACTTATTTATATTAAAACAAATGAAAATGAAAATTATATTTTAAAAAACGAATAA
- a CDS encoding transglutaminase-like cysteine peptidase has translation MKQLILSLILLFNVLEANRLSFTKKDVETIKHLPQKKAALKRILMYNELKEKIKDYSTIRKLSHINAFYNKIMPVLDQTQYKIGDHWATRKEFLIQGKGDCEDYVIAKYFSLIELGIPKKKLYLSVVKVKGAKTDHMVLLYLQHKKAIPLVMDNLSFKVVPLTIRKKLSPKFAFNESASYLLSNESFGKKVRINWKGNNKWEELLTRVYDKHE, from the coding sequence ATGAAACAACTAATTTTATCATTAATTTTGCTTTTTAATGTTTTAGAGGCTAATCGTTTAAGTTTTACAAAAAAAGATGTGGAAACAATAAAACACTTACCCCAAAAAAAAGCTGCATTAAAACGTATCCTTATGTACAATGAATTAAAAGAAAAAATAAAAGATTATTCAACAATACGCAAACTCTCTCATATTAATGCTTTTTACAATAAGATTATGCCCGTTTTAGACCAAACACAATATAAAATTGGCGATCATTGGGCAACAAGAAAAGAATTTTTAATTCAAGGAAAAGGAGATTGTGAAGATTATGTTATTGCAAAATACTTTTCACTCATTGAATTAGGAATTCCAAAGAAAAAACTCTATTTATCTGTTGTTAAAGTAAAAGGCGCAAAAACAGATCATATGGTTCTTTTGTATTTACAACATAAAAAAGCCATTCCTTTGGTTATGGATAACTTAAGTTTTAAAGTTGTTCCTTTGACCATACGAAAAAAATTAAGTCCAAAGTTTGCTTTTAATGAAAGTGCTTCTTATTTACTTTCAAATGAAAGTTTTGGAAAAAAAGTTAGAATTAATTGGAAAGGTAACAATAAGTGGGAAGAATTATTAACAAGAGTTTATGATAAACACGAATAA
- a CDS encoding extracellular solute-binding protein — MNVKNVIASTLASVVFFAPLSAKELENKLVVITSFPKDLTKSFKKAFEKKYPNVKVEMLKKKTTAGIKYIQETKKNNKADIYWVSAPDAFEVLKDDDLLQVYKSVTKGIPETIGSYPLSDPDGFYSGVAAAGYGIMWNNRYLKAKKLPAPQQWKDLSKAIYYRHIGMSAPSRSGTTHLTVETMLQSDEGWKGGWRNIKRMAGNFKTVTERSFGVPDGVNTGSFGIGIVIDFFGLSSKASGFPVDFTYPRYTAVVPANVGIIANAPHVNTARAFVDFLRSSEGQSILLEPKISRLPINPDAYKNAPANFPNPFKDSSIGQDINFDVKLSKSRYNLVNALFDVMITYRLADLNEATKALQEAEKLLASNGNDKAKKLIADAWLLIDKTPVSEELALNDDFTAIFKTKRKKRTDKVFGRQAQVEEKWDREVKDNYQQAKTLANLAIDILN; from the coding sequence ATGAATGTGAAAAATGTTATTGCAAGTACTCTTGCAAGCGTTGTTTTTTTTGCACCCTTAAGTGCAAAAGAATTAGAGAACAAGTTAGTAGTTATTACGTCTTTTCCTAAAGATTTAACAAAATCTTTTAAAAAAGCCTTTGAAAAAAAATACCCCAATGTTAAAGTGGAGATGTTAAAGAAAAAAACCACAGCAGGTATTAAATACATCCAAGAAACAAAAAAGAATAATAAAGCAGATATTTATTGGGTCTCTGCTCCAGATGCTTTTGAAGTATTAAAAGACGATGATTTGTTGCAAGTGTATAAATCAGTGACAAAAGGAATTCCTGAAACAATTGGATCTTATCCTTTAAGTGATCCCGATGGTTTTTATTCAGGAGTAGCAGCTGCTGGATACGGAATTATGTGGAATAATAGATATTTAAAAGCTAAAAAATTACCAGCGCCACAACAGTGGAAAGATTTATCCAAAGCAATATATTATAGACATATAGGTATGTCCGCACCTTCTCGTTCAGGTACTACGCATTTAACTGTTGAAACCATGCTTCAAAGTGATGAAGGTTGGAAAGGTGGTTGGAGAAATATTAAACGAATGGCTGGAAACTTTAAAACAGTAACAGAGAGAAGTTTTGGTGTTCCAGATGGGGTTAATACTGGTTCTTTTGGTATAGGAATTGTGATTGACTTTTTTGGTTTAAGCTCAAAAGCAAGTGGTTTCCCCGTTGATTTTACCTACCCTAGATATACAGCTGTTGTTCCTGCAAATGTTGGAATTATTGCCAATGCACCTCATGTAAACACGGCACGTGCTTTTGTAGATTTTTTAAGATCAAGCGAAGGTCAAAGTATTTTATTGGAACCAAAGATTTCCAGATTACCTATTAATCCAGATGCATATAAAAATGCGCCTGCAAATTTTCCTAATCCTTTTAAAGACTCTAGTATTGGGCAAGATATTAATTTTGATGTAAAATTATCAAAATCAAGATATAACCTAGTAAATGCTTTGTTTGATGTGATGATTACATATAGATTAGCAGATTTAAATGAAGCTACCAAAGCTTTACAAGAAGCTGAAAAACTATTAGCAAGTAATGGGAATGACAAAGCAAAAAAATTAATTGCAGATGCTTGGCTTTTAATAGATAAAACGCCAGTAAGCGAAGAATTGGCATTAAATGATGATTTTACAGCTATTTTTAAAACCAAACGTAAAAAAAGAACAGACAAAGTATTTGGAAGACAAGCTCAAGTTGAAGAAAAATGGGATCGAGAAGTAAAAGACAATTACCAACAAGCAAAAACCTTAGCTAATTTAGCTATTGATATTTTGAATTAG